The Planococcus liqunii genome includes a region encoding these proteins:
- a CDS encoding YwgA family protein, translating to MLQEHAKIVDFIATADGITGRKKLQKMIFILKKMGVPFQEKYEFHIYGPYSEELTARIEELCDMGFLSEELEDKGSYVRYKYNVTQEGKDFRGTLKESVIDNPQIAAKLNEKSSRFLELTSTLLYFDHLERTEQIEKLHVVKAKLHFTAEEIEEAFGFIDELSQMKKLP from the coding sequence TTGCTGCAGGAACACGCAAAAATCGTGGATTTTATTGCCACGGCAGACGGGATTACCGGACGAAAGAAATTGCAGAAGATGATTTTTATTTTAAAGAAGATGGGTGTGCCGTTTCAGGAGAAATACGAATTCCACATCTACGGCCCGTATTCGGAAGAATTGACCGCCCGCATTGAAGAATTGTGCGATATGGGGTTTTTATCCGAGGAGCTCGAAGACAAAGGATCGTATGTCCGCTATAAATACAATGTGACCCAGGAAGGGAAAGACTTTCGCGGCACCTTGAAAGAATCGGTGATTGACAACCCGCAAATCGCTGCAAAGCTGAATGAAAAAAGCAGCCGCTTTTTGGAGTTGACGTCGACGCTTTTGTACTTCGACCATTTGGAGCGCACGGAACAAATCGAGAAACTGCATGTCGTCAAAGCGAAGCTGCATTTCACGGCAGAAGAAATTGAAGAGGCGTTCGGTTTTATTGACGAATTGAGCCAAATGAAAAAACTCCCATGA
- a CDS encoding HD domain-containing protein codes for MSYATQKLAEEKVFKDPVHRYIHVRDQVIWDLVNSREFQRLRRIKQLGTSYLVFHGAEHSRFSHSLGVYEIVRRISDDIFHGRPEWDEDERLVVLCAALLHDLGHGPFSHSFEKVFHVDHEEFTREILLGDTEVNQILLKVGEEFPKKVAEVIAKTYANKQVVSLISSQIDADRMDYLQRDAYYTGVSYGHFDMERILRVMRPVDDQVVIKSSGMHAVEDYIMSRYQMYWQVYFHPVARSAEVILRKILQRAKELSENGYKFKQPPTHFMAFFDRSFTLKDYLALDEGVLMTYFQLWMTERDPILSDLSDRFVNRRLFQYVDFDPGKDYRKLGELAQLFREAGIDPEYYLIDDSTSDLPYDFYRPGEEEERLPIHLLMPSGEIKELSRQSQIVDAISGKRRTDYKLYFPAELLIDGKKKASKQKILELLRKGGV; via the coding sequence GTGAGCTATGCAACACAAAAACTAGCTGAAGAAAAAGTTTTCAAAGATCCGGTTCACCGATACATACACGTGCGCGACCAAGTGATTTGGGACCTGGTAAATTCCCGTGAATTCCAGCGTCTTCGGCGCATCAAGCAGCTTGGCACCTCCTATTTGGTATTCCACGGAGCCGAACACAGCCGCTTTAGCCATTCGCTGGGGGTTTACGAAATCGTCCGAAGAATTTCAGACGATATTTTTCATGGCCGTCCGGAATGGGATGAAGACGAACGGCTCGTCGTGTTATGCGCTGCGCTTCTTCACGATTTAGGCCATGGCCCTTTTTCGCATTCGTTCGAAAAAGTGTTCCATGTCGATCATGAGGAATTTACCCGGGAAATCTTGCTTGGCGACACAGAGGTCAATCAAATCCTCTTGAAAGTCGGCGAGGAGTTTCCAAAGAAAGTGGCAGAAGTCATTGCCAAAACCTATGCCAACAAGCAGGTTGTTTCCTTAATATCGAGCCAGATTGACGCGGACCGCATGGATTACCTGCAGCGGGATGCTTACTATACCGGGGTTTCGTACGGGCATTTTGACATGGAGCGGATTCTCCGCGTCATGCGCCCGGTGGACGACCAGGTGGTCATCAAATCCAGCGGCATGCACGCCGTCGAAGATTACATCATGAGCCGCTACCAGATGTACTGGCAAGTGTATTTCCATCCAGTTGCCCGGAGCGCGGAAGTAATTTTGCGGAAAATCTTGCAGCGGGCCAAGGAGCTGAGTGAAAACGGCTATAAATTCAAACAGCCGCCCACACATTTTATGGCGTTTTTCGACCGCTCGTTCACGTTGAAGGATTATTTGGCGCTTGATGAAGGCGTCTTGATGACGTATTTCCAGCTGTGGATGACGGAACGCGATCCGATTCTGTCGGATTTGAGCGACCGCTTTGTCAATCGCCGGCTGTTCCAATACGTCGATTTTGATCCCGGCAAAGACTACCGGAAACTTGGGGAACTGGCCCAGCTGTTCCGGGAAGCGGGCATCGATCCGGAATATTATTTGATCGACGACTCGACGTCCGATTTGCCGTACGATTTCTATCGCCCCGGCGAGGAAGAAGAACGTTTGCCGATCCATTTGCTGATGCCTTCAGGGGAAATCAAAGAATTGTCCCGGCAGTCGCAAATCGTGGATGCGATCTCAGGCAAACGAAGAACCGATTACAAATTGTATTTCCCCGCGGAATTATTAATAGATGGCAAAAAGAAAGCATCCAAACAAAAGATATTGGAATTGCTTAGAAAAGGAGGGGTCTAG
- a CDS encoding lipoate--protein ligase family protein: MTLFTQQPTWRFWDQSLSAKNRSALESFAADDTLCELVGSGKSPATVRTWVHDDTVVLGIQDHRLPHVGAGMEYLQSQGYHPIVRNSGGLAVVLDAGVLNISLVVSEKESAIDIPAGYDMMLELVQALFPEAPIDAYEIVGSYCPGSYDLSIGGKKFAGISQRRIRKGIAVQVYLCVEGSGAERAELIRNFYEKGIGGEETKFAYPEIKPQVMASLSELLGKEITVQEVVLNLYELIGAPIPQPLTAEETELYAFYLNRVVERNQKMLPGTS, from the coding sequence ATGACTTTATTTACACAACAACCAACTTGGCGTTTCTGGGACCAGTCCTTGAGCGCAAAAAACCGTTCTGCCCTGGAATCGTTTGCGGCGGATGATACGCTTTGCGAACTGGTCGGGTCCGGCAAAAGTCCGGCCACGGTAAGGACGTGGGTCCATGATGATACGGTCGTGCTCGGCATCCAGGACCACCGTTTGCCGCATGTCGGAGCGGGTATGGAATATCTACAGTCACAAGGATACCACCCGATTGTGCGGAATTCCGGCGGCCTCGCTGTCGTGCTGGACGCCGGGGTGCTGAACATTTCCTTGGTGGTGTCAGAAAAAGAAAGTGCCATCGACATTCCAGCCGGCTACGACATGATGCTGGAGCTGGTACAGGCCCTGTTCCCGGAAGCACCGATTGATGCCTATGAAATCGTCGGCTCTTATTGCCCTGGATCCTACGATTTAAGCATCGGCGGGAAAAAATTCGCCGGCATTTCCCAGCGCCGCATCCGCAAAGGCATTGCAGTTCAGGTGTACCTGTGCGTCGAGGGCTCCGGCGCGGAACGGGCGGAATTGATCCGCAATTTCTACGAAAAAGGAATCGGCGGAGAAGAAACGAAATTTGCCTATCCAGAAATAAAACCGCAAGTGATGGCGTCGCTCAGCGAATTGCTCGGCAAAGAAATCACCGTCCAGGAAGTTGTGCTGAATTTGTACGAATTGATCGGCGCACCGATTCCGCAGCCGCTCACCGCCGAGGAGACGGAGCTTTACGCTTTTTACCTTAACCGCGTCGTTGAACGCAACCAGAAAATGCTTCCGGGGACCTCTTGA
- the hemQ gene encoding hydrogen peroxide-dependent heme synthase → MNEAAITLDGWYVLHDFRSMDWVSWKMLTDEERQFAIDEFQAFMDKVNQADENKTGAHALYSIVGQKADLMLMLLRETMDELRELETEYNKLTLIAYTVPTYSYVSVVELSNYLAGKSDEDPYQNPHVRARLYPELQRSQYICFYPMDKRREGDDNWYMLPMDTRKELMLSHGKIGRSYAGKVKQIISGSVGFDDYEWGVTLFADDVLQFKKLIYEMRFDEVSARYAEFGSFYVGTRLNAERTAKFLEV, encoded by the coding sequence ATGAATGAAGCTGCAATTACATTAGACGGCTGGTACGTGCTGCATGATTTCCGGTCCATGGACTGGGTATCGTGGAAAATGCTGACGGATGAAGAACGCCAATTCGCGATCGACGAATTCCAGGCATTTATGGACAAAGTGAACCAAGCTGATGAAAATAAAACAGGTGCACACGCATTGTATTCAATCGTTGGCCAAAAAGCCGACTTGATGTTGATGTTACTTCGCGAAACGATGGACGAACTGCGTGAACTTGAAACGGAATACAATAAGCTGACATTGATCGCTTATACAGTTCCGACCTATTCGTATGTATCGGTTGTCGAACTTTCCAACTACCTGGCTGGAAAATCAGACGAAGATCCATACCAGAACCCGCATGTCCGCGCGCGACTGTATCCTGAACTTCAGCGTTCGCAGTACATCTGCTTCTACCCGATGGACAAACGGCGCGAAGGCGATGACAACTGGTACATGCTGCCAATGGACACACGCAAAGAATTGATGCTGTCCCACGGGAAAATCGGCCGCAGCTATGCCGGCAAAGTAAAACAGATCATTTCCGGTTCTGTCGGCTTTGACGACTACGAATGGGGCGTTACTTTGTTCGCAGACGACGTTCTCCAATTCAAGAAATTGATCTACGAAATGCGCTTTGATGAAGTCAGCGCACGCTATGCAGAATTCGGTTCTTTCTACGTCGGCACACGCCTGAACGCAGAACGCACAGCGAAATTCCTGGAAGTGTAA
- a CDS encoding beta-carotene 15,15'-monooxygenase, giving the protein MFVMRQTNFAKWALALLLLVLTSNFLLYRSPLSSLVIPEDTFWVVAGSLVDFAFVTPLLMLAAFRLSLKHFLALIAGGFVLARFIIPSLYFEPFTALFYIGIGLEALVLFAEIAFLGLLLYHVPAIVRTIRSQPESPLFALLPTAYARIKPNPLITVILSESLIFYYAFCSWKKEAPEGPHLISLHKNSSAIAFYIMLIHAIVIETIGIHWWLHDKSLVLSVVLLILNVYSVVYFLGEIQAMRLNPLKISNGKLYVSLGLSKRMEVPLEAIKAIQWGGAADKETLTFIAQDFVEPEPQVILEFKEPQEAVLFFGRTKQVSRIALTVDDPAKLKALLEQ; this is encoded by the coding sequence ATGTTCGTGATGCGCCAGACAAACTTTGCTAAATGGGCTCTTGCTCTGCTTCTGCTCGTACTGACCAGCAATTTTCTGTTGTACCGCTCGCCGCTTTCCTCACTGGTGATTCCGGAAGACACTTTCTGGGTGGTCGCCGGTTCGCTTGTTGACTTCGCTTTTGTCACGCCGCTATTAATGCTCGCTGCGTTCCGTTTATCACTTAAACATTTTCTCGCACTGATTGCCGGAGGCTTTGTGCTTGCCCGCTTCATCATACCTTCCCTTTATTTTGAACCGTTCACTGCTTTGTTCTACATAGGCATCGGCTTGGAAGCCCTGGTTTTATTCGCCGAAATCGCTTTTCTCGGTTTGCTTCTGTACCATGTTCCGGCCATTGTCCGTACAATTAGAAGCCAGCCGGAAAGCCCGTTGTTTGCTTTGCTGCCGACCGCTTACGCGCGAATCAAACCAAATCCGCTCATCACCGTCATTTTATCCGAATCACTTATCTTCTATTACGCGTTCTGCTCCTGGAAAAAAGAAGCGCCTGAAGGCCCCCATCTGATTTCGCTCCATAAAAATTCAAGCGCCATCGCTTTTTACATTATGCTGATCCATGCAATCGTCATCGAAACTATCGGCATCCACTGGTGGCTGCACGATAAATCGCTCGTGCTGTCCGTTGTCCTGCTGATTCTGAATGTCTATTCGGTCGTCTATTTCCTCGGCGAAATCCAGGCAATGCGCTTGAACCCCTTGAAAATAAGCAACGGCAAACTGTATGTTTCGCTTGGGCTGAGCAAGCGGATGGAAGTTCCGCTTGAGGCAATTAAAGCCATTCAGTGGGGCGGAGCAGCAGACAAAGAAACGCTCACCTTCATCGCCCAGGACTTTGTGGAACCAGAACCGCAAGTCATTCTCGAATTCAAAGAACCACAAGAAGCGGTCCTCTTCTTCGGCCGCACAAAACAGGTTTCCCGAATTGCCCTGACTGTCGATGATCCTGCCAAACTGAAAGCCCTGCTTGAACAATAA
- a CDS encoding DUF423 domain-containing protein encodes MKFFLIAGAINALLSVAFGAFGAHMLEGRVADKYLDTWQTAVQYQMFHAVGLIVVGILMSSSLIGTLGSLSWAGYLMLAGIIVFSGSLYVLSLTGISILGAITPIGGVAFIAGWIMLIVAASKAL; translated from the coding sequence ATGAAGTTTTTCTTGATAGCTGGAGCCATTAACGCATTATTATCAGTCGCTTTCGGCGCTTTCGGTGCACATATGCTTGAAGGGCGCGTTGCAGATAAATATTTGGATACGTGGCAAACTGCTGTCCAGTACCAGATGTTCCATGCCGTTGGACTCATCGTAGTGGGGATTTTGATGAGCTCTTCGTTGATTGGCACGCTTGGATCTTTATCTTGGGCCGGCTATTTAATGCTTGCCGGGATCATTGTTTTCTCCGGAAGCCTGTACGTATTAAGTTTGACCGGCATCTCAATTTTGGGCGCCATCACGCCGATCGGCGGCGTAGCCTTTATCGCCGGCTGGATCATGTTGATCGTGGCAGCTTCAAAAGCTCTATAA
- a CDS encoding YwdI family protein — translation MAIDAQRILREIEKHTAQARKGNPAKVRESIAAIRALCDLLLEDDQSPMDAPRAIPPASPQVQPISSASKLREEDGANGDSLFEF, via the coding sequence ATGGCAATCGATGCACAGCGCATTTTGCGTGAAATCGAAAAGCATACTGCACAGGCGCGTAAAGGCAATCCGGCAAAAGTGCGCGAGTCGATCGCAGCGATTCGGGCATTGTGTGATCTTTTATTGGAAGATGACCAATCGCCGATGGATGCACCGCGTGCCATTCCGCCCGCCTCCCCTCAGGTACAGCCCATTTCTTCTGCCAGCAAATTGCGGGAAGAAGACGGCGCAAACGGTGATTCACTGTTTGAATTTTAA
- a CDS encoding uracil-DNA glycosylase gives MPKEIFQNDWQEIIGEEFNKPYYLKLREFLKEQYANETVYPAKENIWNAFKHTPYSEVKVVILGQDPYHGPGQAHGLSFSVQPGVTHPPSLRNMFKELKEDIGCEKPKDGTLTKWADQGVLMLNTVLTVRAGEANSHRNQGWETFTDEVIRKLSEREEPVIFVLWGRPAQKKKPLIDLERHSIIEAAHPSPLSASRGFFGSKPYSKVNELLQARGEEPIDFCLD, from the coding sequence ATGCCGAAGGAAATTTTTCAAAATGACTGGCAGGAAATCATTGGAGAAGAATTCAATAAACCCTACTATTTGAAACTGCGCGAGTTTTTAAAAGAGCAATACGCCAATGAAACGGTATATCCGGCAAAAGAAAATATCTGGAATGCATTCAAGCATACCCCTTACAGCGAAGTGAAAGTCGTTATTTTAGGCCAAGATCCCTACCACGGCCCGGGGCAGGCGCACGGACTCAGTTTTTCCGTTCAGCCAGGCGTCACGCACCCACCGAGCCTCCGCAATATGTTCAAGGAATTGAAAGAAGATATTGGCTGTGAAAAACCGAAAGACGGCACTTTGACGAAATGGGCGGATCAAGGCGTGCTGATGCTCAACACGGTGCTAACCGTTAGAGCAGGCGAAGCCAATTCCCATCGCAATCAAGGCTGGGAAACATTCACCGATGAAGTGATCCGCAAATTGTCAGAACGCGAAGAGCCAGTCATTTTTGTGCTATGGGGCCGGCCGGCGCAAAAGAAAAAGCCGCTTATTGATTTGGAGCGCCATTCGATCATAGAAGCTGCTCATCCGAGTCCGCTGAGCGCCAGCCGCGGCTTTTTCGGCAGCAAGCCGTATTCAAAAGTGAACGAACTGTTACAGGCACGCGGAGAAGAGCCGATTGATTTCTGTTTGGACTGA
- a CDS encoding DUF4230 domain-containing protein, translated as MAKDPKLTEIERLLNEVKGKEDTKESGFWKTLKLMMGVFRNSFLALIVVLLLLLVALPLGTFWMIKGSTATESKGVFLEQIRDLNQLTTAEAYSKVVIKREDNKVFGQEIGLDLPGTKRQLLVVIPGSVKAGIDLSKVTEEDIELDESAKTATLTLPKADFLGGPELFMDQVEVYSYEGLLRRDADISEAFDLAEEAQETMLKEMEGQGLLEQAEENGARSVQQMFNLVDYDVKVEFKE; from the coding sequence GTGGCAAAAGATCCGAAGTTGACAGAAATTGAACGCTTATTAAATGAAGTAAAAGGGAAAGAAGATACAAAAGAATCGGGGTTTTGGAAAACCTTGAAATTGATGATGGGTGTGTTTCGCAATTCTTTCCTCGCACTGATTGTGGTGTTGTTATTGCTGCTCGTGGCGCTGCCGCTCGGCACGTTCTGGATGATTAAAGGCAGTACGGCGACAGAAAGTAAAGGGGTCTTCCTCGAACAGATTCGGGATTTAAATCAATTGACGACGGCGGAAGCTTATTCGAAAGTGGTCATCAAACGTGAGGACAATAAAGTGTTCGGCCAGGAAATCGGCCTTGACTTGCCGGGAACGAAACGCCAATTGCTTGTCGTTATTCCGGGATCCGTCAAAGCAGGCATTGATTTGTCCAAAGTGACAGAAGAAGACATCGAACTGGACGAAAGTGCTAAAACTGCCACGCTGACGTTGCCAAAAGCTGACTTTTTAGGCGGGCCGGAACTCTTTATGGACCAAGTGGAAGTTTATTCTTATGAGGGTCTGCTTCGGAGGGATGCCGATATTTCCGAAGCGTTTGACTTGGCAGAAGAAGCACAAGAGACGATGCTTAAGGAAATGGAAGGGCAAGGTTTACTGGAACAGGCAGAAGAAAACGGAGCCCGTTCCGTCCAACAAATGTTTAACCTCGTAGATTACGATGTAAAAGTCGAATTCAAAGAATAA
- the pdxK gene encoding pyridoxine/pyridoxal/pyridoxamine kinase, which yields MTLKKTLTIAGSDTSGGAGIQADLKTFQEHGTYGMNALTVIVTMDPENGWSHGIHPIPVETLHAQLQTAFSTGVDALKTGMLPTVEIIEMAGKAIQKSGLEDVVIDPVMACKGEDEVLFPENVDAMIKHLLPVAKVVTPNLVEAGQLSGLGTLRTVDDLKAAAEKIHAHGAQYVVIKGGKQLQHEKAADLLYDGKTHYLLTAEKTDTTYNHGAGCTFAAAITANLANGQSVSDAVLNAKTFVSAAIQHGWKLNEYVGPVMHGAANQFEKPEVQVTEV from the coding sequence ATGACATTGAAAAAAACCTTAACGATCGCTGGATCAGATACATCCGGCGGAGCTGGCATACAAGCAGATTTGAAAACGTTCCAGGAACATGGGACTTACGGGATGAACGCCTTAACCGTCATCGTCACAATGGACCCTGAAAACGGCTGGAGCCACGGCATCCATCCGATTCCGGTTGAAACGCTTCACGCACAATTGCAGACGGCTTTCTCTACGGGTGTGGATGCGCTGAAAACGGGCATGTTGCCGACTGTCGAAATTATCGAAATGGCCGGCAAAGCCATCCAAAAATCCGGTTTGGAAGATGTCGTCATTGACCCGGTTATGGCATGCAAAGGCGAAGACGAAGTGCTGTTCCCTGAAAACGTCGACGCGATGATCAAGCATTTGCTGCCAGTCGCGAAAGTCGTAACGCCTAATTTGGTGGAAGCCGGGCAGCTTTCCGGCCTTGGCACACTTCGCACAGTAGATGATTTGAAAGCGGCGGCCGAAAAAATCCATGCACACGGCGCGCAGTACGTTGTCATTAAAGGCGGCAAGCAATTGCAGCATGAAAAAGCGGCTGATCTTTTATATGACGGCAAAACGCATTACCTGTTGACCGCTGAAAAAACCGACACGACTTATAACCATGGTGCCGGCTGCACATTTGCGGCAGCTATTACAGCTAACCTGGCAAACGGCCAATCAGTGAGCGATGCAGTGCTGAATGCCAAAACTTTCGTTTCCGCTGCCATCCAGCACGGCTGGAAGCTGAATGAATATGTTGGCCCAGTCATGCACGGAGCGGCGAATCAGTTTGAAAAGCCTGAAGTCCAAGTGACAGAAGTTTAA
- a CDS encoding ABC transporter permease, whose protein sequence is MWKRPYFILGFGILAFFLVGSFVYEGLYGNVPKQTLFITENGRATESPPLSPQWGHPLGTDQYGYDLFGKLMLGAKYTILSALAIAALRMLIAVPLGYLLGTYLQRQRTWISGLADSLHYVPLTLFASFVLYSVLWMPAEGFTTGMWERIGIQIVLMALLTVPIVAVLVSNEAALLSRQEYILASKVLGAGRWRIIRKHMYPQMREKLAVLYGQQVIETFIILAHLSLFDLFLGGTKVSYDPMFGDPPMSISYEWAGLFGSTFRYLQGAPWLPLFPVLFIALSILAVSLMLEGYLQSKNPKVKKKRKTAAAEDKVVEWNREQLREQMVRLKEKELL, encoded by the coding sequence ATGTGGAAACGCCCTTATTTCATCCTCGGCTTTGGCATTCTGGCATTTTTCCTTGTTGGCAGTTTTGTTTATGAAGGCTTGTATGGCAATGTGCCCAAGCAAACTTTATTTATTACAGAAAACGGCAGGGCAACCGAAAGCCCGCCACTTTCGCCGCAATGGGGCCATCCTCTTGGGACGGACCAGTACGGCTATGATTTATTCGGAAAACTGATGTTGGGGGCCAAGTACACCATTCTCTCCGCTCTGGCAATTGCCGCACTGCGGATGCTGATAGCGGTGCCGCTTGGCTATCTGCTGGGAACTTATTTGCAGCGCCAGCGCACCTGGATCAGCGGGCTGGCCGATTCGCTGCATTACGTTCCATTGACGCTTTTCGCCTCATTTGTCCTGTACTCAGTGCTTTGGATGCCGGCAGAAGGCTTTACGACCGGAATGTGGGAACGCATCGGCATCCAGATTGTCTTGATGGCGCTCTTGACCGTCCCGATTGTTGCGGTGCTGGTCAGCAATGAAGCAGCACTCTTAAGCCGCCAGGAATACATACTGGCTTCAAAAGTGCTGGGAGCCGGACGGTGGCGCATCATCCGCAAGCATATGTATCCGCAAATGAGAGAGAAGCTGGCTGTTTTGTACGGCCAGCAAGTGATCGAAACGTTTATCATCTTGGCGCATTTGAGCTTGTTTGACTTATTCCTCGGCGGCACCAAAGTGAGCTACGACCCGATGTTCGGCGATCCGCCGATGTCCATTTCCTATGAATGGGCAGGTTTGTTCGGCTCGACGTTCCGCTACTTGCAAGGTGCGCCTTGGCTGCCTTTGTTCCCGGTCCTGTTTATCGCATTGTCGATTCTTGCCGTGTCACTGATGCTGGAAGGGTATTTGCAATCCAAAAACCCGAAAGTGAAAAAGAAACGGAAAACGGCGGCTGCAGAAGACAAGGTCGTGGAATGGAACCGTGAACAGCTGCGGGAGCAGATGGTGAGATTGAAGGAAAAAGAACTGCTTTAA
- a CDS encoding ABC transporter permease subunit, which translates to MNLLIRFVFSIAGIVLISGLPELVKGLLAGELQLKGYAASIQSVLSNIWPIQDFAVFNIRTQRDILLFPTIAEYISYSLQILFLAFAAAVFFAMLFTVVTMLLPEPARERIKSVLYILESVPDLLVIMLAQLGVILIYQQTDVLISKIAVVGGDRIYWLPILCLMLLPAIQLYRLSMLTFQEEERQMYVELARSLGFSKAFIVLVHMFRNAVISVFFQSKKTLWFMLSNLFVLELMFNMPGIMLFMKDNISPEVFLVAVFSFFIPMFLVYSLGEWFFLRHYRGKEVG; encoded by the coding sequence GTGAATTTATTGATCAGATTTGTTTTTTCAATAGCAGGGATTGTGCTCATCAGCGGGTTGCCGGAATTGGTGAAAGGCTTGCTCGCCGGAGAGCTGCAGCTTAAGGGATATGCGGCTTCCATCCAGTCCGTTTTAAGCAATATATGGCCGATTCAGGATTTCGCGGTATTCAATATACGGACGCAGCGCGATATCTTGCTGTTTCCAACCATTGCGGAATACATAAGCTATTCGCTTCAAATTTTATTTTTGGCTTTTGCAGCAGCTGTTTTTTTCGCGATGCTGTTTACAGTCGTGACGATGCTGTTGCCGGAACCGGCTCGTGAACGGATTAAAAGCGTGCTGTATATTTTGGAGTCGGTTCCGGATCTGCTGGTCATTATGCTGGCACAACTCGGGGTTATCCTGATTTATCAGCAGACAGACGTCTTGATTTCAAAAATCGCGGTTGTCGGAGGGGACCGGATTTACTGGCTGCCGATTCTTTGTTTAATGCTGTTGCCGGCAATCCAATTATACCGGCTGAGCATGTTGACCTTCCAGGAGGAAGAGCGCCAAATGTATGTGGAGCTGGCCCGTTCGCTCGGATTTTCTAAAGCTTTCATTGTCTTGGTCCACATGTTCCGAAACGCTGTCATCAGCGTCTTTTTCCAATCGAAAAAAACCTTATGGTTCATGCTGTCGAATTTGTTTGTGCTGGAACTGATGTTCAATATGCCAGGCATCATGCTCTTTATGAAAGACAATATCTCACCGGAAGTTTTTCTGGTAGCAGTGTTCAGTTTTTTTATCCCAATGTTCCTTGTTTACAGCCTAGGAGAATGGTTCTTTCTCCGGCATTACCGCGGAAAGGAAGTGGGGTAA
- a CDS encoding YojF family protein: MELVEVKKLQVELDAFANRDVYLHLETTNGSYATHFNEGFFNAGAFIRNVVINYELGKVVGESPHRVGLKLPHGWVYAQGITHYELDEQGRLLLAGHDGSGKLAVALQISETPFSY, from the coding sequence ATGGAATTAGTAGAAGTTAAAAAACTGCAAGTGGAGCTGGATGCTTTCGCAAACAGAGACGTTTACCTGCACTTGGAAACAACCAATGGCTCATATGCCACCCATTTCAATGAAGGATTTTTCAACGCCGGGGCTTTTATCCGCAATGTCGTGATCAATTACGAATTGGGGAAAGTGGTCGGTGAAAGCCCGCACCGCGTCGGCTTGAAGTTGCCGCATGGCTGGGTTTACGCCCAGGGAATTACCCATTACGAACTCGATGAGCAAGGCCGGCTCTTGCTTGCAGGACATGACGGATCAGGAAAATTGGCGGTAGCGCTGCAAATCAGCGAAACACCGTTCAGTTATTAA
- the bshB2 gene encoding bacillithiol biosynthesis deacetylase BshB2 — MTIPKERHVLVVFPHPDDEAFGVSGTISTHIKHGTPVTYACLTLGEMGRNLGNPPFATRESLPQIRKKELIASAEAMGLTDLRMMGLRDKTVEFEDDEKMVGMMADLITELNPSLIITFYPNLSVHPDHEATARAVVRAVRRMEDRPKLHCVAFANNTLDVLGNPDVIYDISPVRDQKMGAMKAHISQTAWMLEEMEHKLAQGDTETENWLTKERFYNYRWDQDFEESF, encoded by the coding sequence ATGACAATTCCAAAAGAACGGCATGTACTCGTCGTCTTCCCTCACCCGGACGATGAAGCATTCGGCGTTTCAGGAACAATTTCTACGCATATCAAACATGGGACACCCGTTACATACGCGTGCCTGACACTCGGCGAAATGGGACGCAATCTTGGCAATCCGCCGTTCGCTACCCGCGAATCGCTGCCGCAGATCCGCAAAAAAGAATTGATCGCTTCGGCTGAAGCCATGGGCCTTACCGACTTGCGGATGATGGGCTTGCGCGATAAAACGGTGGAATTTGAAGACGATGAAAAGATGGTTGGCATGATGGCTGATTTGATTACGGAATTGAATCCTTCTTTGATCATCACTTTTTATCCGAATCTTTCGGTGCATCCGGACCACGAAGCAACAGCCCGTGCCGTAGTGCGTGCTGTCCGCCGCATGGAAGACCGCCCGAAATTGCATTGTGTGGCGTTTGCCAATAATACACTGGATGTTCTCGGAAATCCGGATGTCATATACGACATTTCACCGGTGCGCGATCAGAAAATGGGTGCCATGAAAGCCCACATTTCCCAAACCGCCTGGATGCTTGAAGAAATGGAACATAAACTGGCGCAAGGCGACACCGAAACGGAAAACTGGCTGACAAAAGAACGGTTTTACAATTACCGCTGGGACCAGGATTTCGAAGAATCTTTCTAA